The window GCGCGCGGCTACCTGAACCGGCCGGAGCTCACGGCAGGGCGCTTCGTGCGCGACCCGTTCTCGGCCGACCCCGCGGCGCGGCTCTACCGCACGGGGGACCGCGCCCGCCGGCGCGCGGACGGCGAGCTGGAGTACCTGGGGCGCGCCGACCAGCAGGTGAAGATCCGCGGCTTCCGCATCGAGACCGGCGAGGTCGAGGCCGCGCTGGCGGCCCTGCCGGCGGTGCGCGAGGCGGCCGTCCTCGTGCGCGAGGGGCCCTCCGCCGAGAAGCAGCTCGTGGCCTTCGTGGTCCTTTCCCCCGGAGCGGAGGAGGACCCCGCCGCGATGCGGGCCACGCTTGCCGAGCGGCTTCCCGACTACATGGTCCCGGCCGCCTTCGTCGTCCTCCCCGAGCTCCCCCTCACTCCCAACGGCAAGCTGGATCGGCGCGCGCTCCTGGCGCCCGAGGCCGGCCGGCTCCTCCGCCCGGCGTACGCCTCGCCCGCCTCCGCGCCGGAGCGCCTGCTGCAGGAGGCGTGGCACGAGGTGCTCGGCGCGGACCGGCCGGGCGTGCTGGAAGACTTCTTCGCCGCGGGCGGCGACTCGATCCGCGCGGTACAGCTGGTGGCGGTGCTGCGGGAGCGGGGGATGGCGCTCACCGTAAGCGATCTGTACCGGCGGCCCACCATCCGCGGCCTGGCGGAGCTCGCGGGCACGGCGGACGCCGCGGCCGGGAGCGGAGACGCGGGGAGCGGCGCCGTTCCGCACCACCTGGCGGACCTGCCGGACGAGGAGCGGCGACGCGTGCGGGACCGCTTCGGCGACCAGATGGAGGACGTGTACCCGGCCACCCGGATGCAGGCGGTGATGCTGGCCGAGTACGCCCGGGACGCCGCCCGCGACGGGGTCTACCACCCCCAGCAGTGCCACCGCCTCACCGATGCGTCGCTCTCGGTCGATGCGCTCCGCCACGCGATCGGGCAGGTCGTCCGCAGGCACGCCGTCCTGCGGACCGCCTTCACCACCGGGAGCGGGGGCGCCCTGCTGCAGGTGGTCCGCAGGAACCCGTCGCTCCGCATCGACTACCGCGACCTGCGCGCGCTCGCCCCCGCGGGGCGGGACGCCGCGGTGCGGGACGGGGCGGCCGAAGACCTCGACACGCCCTTCGACCCGTTCAGCGCCACCGACTCGCTCGTCCGCTTCGTGATCTTCCACCGGGAGGAGGGAGTGGCCGACCTGCTGATCTCGGGCCACCACGCGGTCGAGGACGGGTGGGGGAACATGCACTTCCTCAACACCCTCTTCCAGGCGTACGCCGACGCGCGCGACGGCCAGACGGTGTCTTCCGCGCCGGTCGCGAACACCTTCCGCGAGTTCGTCGCGCTCGAGGCGGAGATCCTGGCGTCGGGCGAGGCGGGGGCGTTCTGGCGCGAGCGCGTGCGGAAGCTTTCTCCCGTACGCCCCGTCCGGCGCCATGACGCGGGCGGATCGCAGCGCGAGTGCCGGGTGAGCCGCGGCGCCCCGCCGGAGCTGACCGCCGCGCTGCGCGAGGCGGCCTCGCGCGAGGGGGTCGCCCTGAAGGCGCTGTACCTGAGCGCCTTCCTCGACGTGGTGGCGGGGCTCTCGGGCGGGGACGAGGCCTGCGCCGGCGTGGTGTGGAACGGCAGGTCGGAGCGGCTCTCCAACCCGCTCACCGCGCTGGGCCTGTTCTGGAACCTGCTCCCGGTGGCGCGGCCGTCCGCGGCCTCCGGCGGGGCGGCGGGCCGCGCCCGGGCCGTGCACGAGGACCTGCTCCAGGCCGACCGCTTCGGGCGCTATCCGCTGGCCGAGGTCATGGCGGCCAACGGCGGCGAGGAGCCGTTCTTCGCGACCTTCAACTTCCTGCACTTCCGGAACTGGGCGGGGCCCGGCCTGGTGCGCGGCGCGCGCGTGGAGCCGGTGTACGGGCTGGACCGGCTCCACCTCCCGTTCAACCTGGCGGTCAGCCTGGCGCCGCAGGGCGAGGGCGCACTGCTCCGCGTGGAGTACGACGACCGCTTCTTCAGCCGGGCCGATGCGGACGCCGCGCTCGACGGCTACCTCTCGCGTCTTGGAGAGCTCTCCCCCCGATCCCACTGATCGCGGGGACAAAAGCGCAGTCGCCGGAACGCCGAAACGCTACCGAATCCGGCAATCACC of the Longimicrobium sp. genome contains:
- a CDS encoding condensation domain-containing protein, with translation HSCAFDFSVWEIWGALLYGGRLVVVPFLTTRSPEDFHRLLVDEGVTMLSQTPSAFRQLVRADLESGVDPSALRLRCVVFGGEALDPQSLGPWMERHGDERPRLVNMYGITETTVHVTYRVITRADLERGGSPIGVPIPDLSLHVLDSRMEPVPPGVPGELFVGGAGVARGYLNRPELTAGRFVRDPFSADPAARLYRTGDRARRRADGELEYLGRADQQVKIRGFRIETGEVEAALAALPAVREAAVLVREGPSAEKQLVAFVVLSPGAEEDPAAMRATLAERLPDYMVPAAFVVLPELPLTPNGKLDRRALLAPEAGRLLRPAYASPASAPERLLQEAWHEVLGADRPGVLEDFFAAGGDSIRAVQLVAVLRERGMALTVSDLYRRPTIRGLAELAGTADAAAGSGDAGSGAVPHHLADLPDEERRRVRDRFGDQMEDVYPATRMQAVMLAEYARDAARDGVYHPQQCHRLTDASLSVDALRHAIGQVVRRHAVLRTAFTTGSGGALLQVVRRNPSLRIDYRDLRALAPAGRDAAVRDGAAEDLDTPFDPFSATDSLVRFVIFHREEGVADLLISGHHAVEDGWGNMHFLNTLFQAYADARDGQTVSSAPVANTFREFVALEAEILASGEAGAFWRERVRKLSPVRPVRRHDAGGSQRECRVSRGAPPELTAALREAASREGVALKALYLSAFLDVVAGLSGGDEACAGVVWNGRSERLSNPLTALGLFWNLLPVARPSAASGGAAGRARAVHEDLLQADRFGRYPLAEVMAANGGEEPFFATFNFLHFRNWAGPGLVRGARVEPVYGLDRLHLPFNLAVSLAPQGEGALLRVEYDDRFFSRADADAALDGYLSRLGELSPRSH